A genome region from Pithys albifrons albifrons isolate INPA30051 chromosome 24, PitAlb_v1, whole genome shotgun sequence includes the following:
- the PAFAH2 gene encoding platelet-activating factor acetylhydrolase 2, cytoplasmic isoform X1, protein MGGLLALPQGKGPHHVGCTDVMVGHTRQGLFLRLFYPSLPRAGATEPLWIPRSEYCAGLADSALRRRWCSALLSIAIGSCRVPVSWNGPFKPHSSGYPLIIFSHGLGAFRTLYSSICTELASWGFVVAALEHRDHSAATTYFCTAEAGREEWIPFQQVPQGQKEFYFRNKQVHQRAEECVQALWLFKDITSGKSVPNILHQDLDLSMLKGNIDLTKVAVMGHSFGGVTAVLALVKEPSFRCAVALDAWMFPLENMLYPEVPKPVLFINTEKFQTPESVAKMKRLSSRNSQTKIITVLGTVHESQTDFAFLPGKLISRIFGTRGTLDPNKGLAITSRAALAFLQRHLNLEEEFEQWNDLLEGVGDSVVPEAPFCQSNL, encoded by the exons ATGGgggggctgctggcactgccccaggggaAGGGACCTCACCATGTCGGCTGCACGGATGTCATGGTGGGCCACACGCGGCAG gGACTCTTCCTCCGCCTGTTCTacccctccctgccccgggCAGGGGCCACGGAGCCGCTCTGGATCCCGCGCTCCGAGTACTGTGCCGGGCTGGCTGACTCCGCCCTCCGGCGCCGCtggtgctcagccctgctcagcatcgCCATCG GCTCCTGCAGAGTTCCAGTCAGCTGGAATGGGCCTTTCAAGCCCCACAGCAGTGGGTACCCCCTGATCATCTTCTCCCATGGCCTGGGAGCCTTTCG GACCCTGTACTCCTCTATCTGCACAGAACTGGCGTCCTGGGGCTTCGtggtggcagctctggagcacAG ggaccattctgctgccaccacctatttctgcacagcagaggctgggagggaggagtgGATCCCCTTCCAACAGGTGCCACAAGGGCAGAAGGAGTTTTATTTCCGGAACAAGCAG GTTCATCAGAGAGCAGAGGAATGTGTGCAGGCGCTCTGGCTCTTCAAGGACATCACCAGTGGAAAATCTGTCCCAAACATCCTTCACCAGGACTTGGATCTCTCTATGCTCAAG GGCAACATTGATCTGACCAAAGTGGCTGTCATGGGCCATTCCTTTGGCGGGGTGACAGCGGTGCTGGCCTTGGTGAAAGAGCCCAGCTTCAG GTGTGCAGTGGCTCTCGATGCCTGGATGTTCCCCCTGGAGAACATGCTGTACCCAGAGGTGCCCAAGCCTGTGCTTTTCATCAACACCGAGAAGTTCCAGACTCCAGAAAGTGTTGCCAAAATGAAGAGGTTGAGCTCCAGGAACAGCCAGACCAAGATTATAACCGTGCT ggGAACTGTGCATGAGAGCCAGACCGACTTCGCCTTTCTCCCTGGGAAGCTCATCAGCCGCATCTTCGGCACGAGGGGGACCCTGGACCCCAACAAGGGTCTGGCCATCACCAGCCGGGCAGCTCTGGCCTTCCTGCAGAGGCATCTCA ACCTGGAAGAGGAGTTTGAGCAGTGGAACGACCTCCTTGAAGGCGTGGGAGACTCAGTTGTTCCAGAAGCACCGTTCTGCCAGTCCAACCTGTAG
- the PAFAH2 gene encoding platelet-activating factor acetylhydrolase 2, cytoplasmic isoform X3 has protein sequence MGGLLALPQGKGPHHVGCTDVMVGHTRQGLFLRLFYPSLPRAGATEPLWIPRSEYCAGLADSALRRRWCSALLSIAIGSCRVPVSWNGPFKPHSSGYPLIIFSHGLGAFRTLYSSICTELASWGFVVAALEHRDHSAATTYFCTAEAGREEWIPFQQVPQGQKEFYFRNKQVHQRAEECVQALWLFKDITSGKSVPNILHQDLDLSMLKGNIDLTKVAVMGHSFGGVTAVLALVKEPSFRCAVALDAWMFPLENMLYPEVPKPVLFINTEKFQTPESVAKMKRLSSRNSQTKIITVLPGRGV, from the exons ATGGgggggctgctggcactgccccaggggaAGGGACCTCACCATGTCGGCTGCACGGATGTCATGGTGGGCCACACGCGGCAG gGACTCTTCCTCCGCCTGTTCTacccctccctgccccgggCAGGGGCCACGGAGCCGCTCTGGATCCCGCGCTCCGAGTACTGTGCCGGGCTGGCTGACTCCGCCCTCCGGCGCCGCtggtgctcagccctgctcagcatcgCCATCG GCTCCTGCAGAGTTCCAGTCAGCTGGAATGGGCCTTTCAAGCCCCACAGCAGTGGGTACCCCCTGATCATCTTCTCCCATGGCCTGGGAGCCTTTCG GACCCTGTACTCCTCTATCTGCACAGAACTGGCGTCCTGGGGCTTCGtggtggcagctctggagcacAG ggaccattctgctgccaccacctatttctgcacagcagaggctgggagggaggagtgGATCCCCTTCCAACAGGTGCCACAAGGGCAGAAGGAGTTTTATTTCCGGAACAAGCAG GTTCATCAGAGAGCAGAGGAATGTGTGCAGGCGCTCTGGCTCTTCAAGGACATCACCAGTGGAAAATCTGTCCCAAACATCCTTCACCAGGACTTGGATCTCTCTATGCTCAAG GGCAACATTGATCTGACCAAAGTGGCTGTCATGGGCCATTCCTTTGGCGGGGTGACAGCGGTGCTGGCCTTGGTGAAAGAGCCCAGCTTCAG GTGTGCAGTGGCTCTCGATGCCTGGATGTTCCCCCTGGAGAACATGCTGTACCCAGAGGTGCCCAAGCCTGTGCTTTTCATCAACACCGAGAAGTTCCAGACTCCAGAAAGTGTTGCCAAAATGAAGAGGTTGAGCTCCAGGAACAGCCAGACCAAGATTATAACCGTGCT ACCTGGAAGAGGAGTTTGA
- the PAFAH2 gene encoding platelet-activating factor acetylhydrolase 2, cytoplasmic isoform X2, whose protein sequence is MGGLLALPQGKGPHHVGCTDVMVGHTRQGLFLRLFYPSLPRAGATEPLWIPRSEYCAGLADSALRRRWCSALLSIAIGSCRVPVSWNGPFKPHSSGYPLIIFSHGLGAFRTLYSSICTELASWGFVVAALEHRDHSAATTYFCTAEAGREEWIPFQQVPQGQKEFYFRNKQGNIDLTKVAVMGHSFGGVTAVLALVKEPSFRCAVALDAWMFPLENMLYPEVPKPVLFINTEKFQTPESVAKMKRLSSRNSQTKIITVLGTVHESQTDFAFLPGKLISRIFGTRGTLDPNKGLAITSRAALAFLQRHLNLEEEFEQWNDLLEGVGDSVVPEAPFCQSNL, encoded by the exons ATGGgggggctgctggcactgccccaggggaAGGGACCTCACCATGTCGGCTGCACGGATGTCATGGTGGGCCACACGCGGCAG gGACTCTTCCTCCGCCTGTTCTacccctccctgccccgggCAGGGGCCACGGAGCCGCTCTGGATCCCGCGCTCCGAGTACTGTGCCGGGCTGGCTGACTCCGCCCTCCGGCGCCGCtggtgctcagccctgctcagcatcgCCATCG GCTCCTGCAGAGTTCCAGTCAGCTGGAATGGGCCTTTCAAGCCCCACAGCAGTGGGTACCCCCTGATCATCTTCTCCCATGGCCTGGGAGCCTTTCG GACCCTGTACTCCTCTATCTGCACAGAACTGGCGTCCTGGGGCTTCGtggtggcagctctggagcacAG ggaccattctgctgccaccacctatttctgcacagcagaggctgggagggaggagtgGATCCCCTTCCAACAGGTGCCACAAGGGCAGAAGGAGTTTTATTTCCGGAACAAGCAG GGCAACATTGATCTGACCAAAGTGGCTGTCATGGGCCATTCCTTTGGCGGGGTGACAGCGGTGCTGGCCTTGGTGAAAGAGCCCAGCTTCAG GTGTGCAGTGGCTCTCGATGCCTGGATGTTCCCCCTGGAGAACATGCTGTACCCAGAGGTGCCCAAGCCTGTGCTTTTCATCAACACCGAGAAGTTCCAGACTCCAGAAAGTGTTGCCAAAATGAAGAGGTTGAGCTCCAGGAACAGCCAGACCAAGATTATAACCGTGCT ggGAACTGTGCATGAGAGCCAGACCGACTTCGCCTTTCTCCCTGGGAAGCTCATCAGCCGCATCTTCGGCACGAGGGGGACCCTGGACCCCAACAAGGGTCTGGCCATCACCAGCCGGGCAGCTCTGGCCTTCCTGCAGAGGCATCTCA ACCTGGAAGAGGAGTTTGAGCAGTGGAACGACCTCCTTGAAGGCGTGGGAGACTCAGTTGTTCCAGAAGCACCGTTCTGCCAGTCCAACCTGTAG